AGTCGACACACTAGGTGATCTGGTGAACTTGGTCGACCTGAAGAAACCCCATTGTAGCCCGAGCCCCGACCTAGCCCCACCTGCCCGGTAGAGTAAAGGAAGATCAGTCCAACCTGCAAAACCAGAAGAGCAACCCATCACTCAAGTAACTACTCAGACACTCACAAACAATGCCTGACATAGACGTGCAAAATGAACATTCAGACATTTCAGATGGAGAGGACCCAGTCCCCAACAGGACTCGACGACGATGCTGGTCAGAGGAATGCCAACTAATGCATAATTATGTACCCCATAACAAAATTGAAATGGCATTCTTTGTAAACCTACTACAAACTCTAGAAACAGTAATAAATACAAGTCTGCGTGCATGTGCTCCAAAGGAACCAATAAAGAGCTTAATAACACTTCCGGTCACACCGCCCGAACTAGCCCATAACATGACCATGGTCTGCCTATGGAGACTTAGAGTCCCAGAAAAGCAGGGTGTATCTTTTGTTTATCCAAATAAGACACGTCATTTCAATACTGACACAACACATTGTAGTGAAATATGGTCCGTGGTTGGGTATGGTAATGAATACTCAAACTGGCGTAACTGTAAAAATGAAACCGTATGTTCAATATTAGGTCCAAAGATATACAAGGGGTCTTCTATTTACCTGCGCGCGCCGAACAACACGCGCAACGACAGCCGTTGGGGCAGAGCTATAAAAAGTATACTAGTGCCAAAACTGATGAGACCAATTCCTGGCCTATTGTGGCTGTGCAATGGCACCCTTAAGCAAAGGCTGCCTGCTAACTGGACAGGAATCTGTGGCATAGTAACCTTAGCCCAGGAAATATTAATCCAAATCCCAAAAACACATACCCACGCTTCCCCGCGCTCATGCCGGAGCCTAGTGGAAGACTCAGGCAATAAGGCATGGATCGACGCAATAGGAGTGCCCAGAGGAATACCAAGAGAATATAAGGCCCAAAGTGAAGTGGCCGCAGGGTTTGCCTCTCTACTTCCAATTATCCAAGTAAACAAAAACGTAGCTTGGATAAATTATGTTTATTACAACCAACAACGCCACCTCAACCTGACCAACCAAGCATTGA
The sequence above is a segment of the Oreochromis aureus strain Israel breed Guangdong linkage group 3, ZZ_aureus, whole genome shotgun sequence genome. Coding sequences within it:
- the LOC120437792 gene encoding uncharacterized protein LOC120437792, which translates into the protein MHNYVPHNKIEMAFFVNLLQTLETVINTSLRACAPKEPIKSLITLPVTPPELAHNMTMVCLWRLRVPEKQGVSFVYPNKTRHFNTDTTHCSEIWSVVGYGNEYSNWRNCKNETVCSILGPKIYKGSSIYLRAPNNTRNDSRWGRAIKSILVPKLMRPIPGLLWLCNGTLKQRLPANWTGICGIVTLAQEILIQIPKTHTHASPRSCRSLVEDSGNKAWIDAIGVPRGIPREYKAQSEVAAGFASLLPIIQVNKNVAWINYVYYNQQRHLNLTNQALKLLGEQLSATSLMTVQNRMALDMLLAERGGVCAMFGDMCCTFIPNNTAPGGSFEQTMKMLQDLQVELKENAGTWSGLDEAFQNMFGDGQTQSKY